A section of the Eublepharis macularius isolate TG4126 chromosome 1, MPM_Emac_v1.0, whole genome shotgun sequence genome encodes:
- the LOC129325287 gene encoding toll-like receptor 5 produces the protein MNFRLVANCQGQSHKTVPEVDPSIQVLLLNFNLLSTILNSTLPQMDSLKMLSLGKQLGGSLYVGERAFQNVASLTFLDLGGNMNVTLHPTAFAGLTKLEVLLLDVNGFDEKVLERRYFQDLLSLKRLDLSGNHIQRLRPDPTFQQLGRLSFLQLKLNRIEKICGDDLQNLRGRHLSLLDLSSNRLLYRDTCTNPFQNITLGTLDISSNPWNVMQVEQFFTSLSGTQIKNLKMQHSGGIGSSFGFRNLKDILASTFSGLHDSSTFSLDMSHGFLNELVPSVFSGFPDLQVLLLRSNQITEIHDGAFISLNQLRVLDLSNNLLGELYTKALQSLRSSPLQSLILKSNHIGTVQQDALIGLDFLQFLDLQDNALSQVPKGKLSSLRHLMLGQNRIRDAWGIEHLSQNLTHLDFSSNRLSDLGQLWVQLGKIPSLVFLNLSSNHLSRCFRVHEGPRYLRELDLSHNSLADVWKGGKCVGIFHHLERLTVLNLSAGSLRALPEGLFQGLVSLQTLDLSENLLPLLPEDVFLGLQSLHTLSLRGNPMMTLSPSIFQPLVLLWTLDLQELALLCHCELAGLQTWLQSNSVALKRSVAGIPCFLTTPPFTQVSLSWFLHSNCNEW, from the coding sequence ATGAATTTTCGTCTGGTGGCCAATTGCCAAGGTCAAAGCCACAAGACAGTGCCTGAAGTTGACCCATCTATCCAGGTCCTCCTCCTGAATTTTAACCTTTTGTCTACAATCTTGAATTCTACCTTGCCCCAAATGGATTCCCTGAAGATGTTGTCCCTTGGGAAGCAGTTGGGAGGATCTCTTTATGTTGGAGAGAGGGCCTTTCAGAATGTGGCTAGTCTCACATTCCTGGACCTTGGAGGTAACATGAATGTAACACTACACCCCACTGCTTTTGCAGGCCTGACCAAACTTGAGGTGTTACTCTTGGATGTTAATGGCTTTGATGAAAAGGTATTGGAAAGAAGATACTTCCAGGATTTGCTGTCCCTGAAGAGACTGGATCTTTCTGGAAATCACATTCAGAGACTAAGGCCTGATCCAACCTTTCAGCAGCTTGGAAGGCTAAGCTTCCTTCAGCTGAAGCTCAACAGAATTGAGAAGATCTGTGGGGATGACCTACAAAACCTCAGAGGGCGCCACCTTAGCTTGCTTGACCTGTCTTCTAACCGTTTGCTCTACCGTGACACCTGCACCAACCCTTTCCAGAATATCACGCTGGGAACCCTGGACATCTCTTCCAATCCATGGAATGTGATGCAAGTTGAGCAATTTTTCACAAGCTTAAGTGGCACACAGATCAAGAACCTTAAGATGCAACACTCAGGGGGCATTGGGAGCTCATTTGGTTTCCGTAACCTGAAGGACATTTTGgccagcaccttttctgggcTACATGATAGTAGCACCTTCTCCCTTGACATGTCCCATGGCTTCCTGAATGAATTAGTCCCCTCTGTTTTCTCAGGGttcccagatctccaggtcctGCTTTTGAGGTCCAATCAGATTACTGAAATCCATGATGGAGCCTTTATCAGCCTGAATCAACTCCGTGTTCTTGACCTATCCAACAACCTTCTTGGGGAGCTGTACACAAAGGCCTTGCAAAGTCTGAGGTCATCACCCCTCCAGTCTCTCATCCTGAAGTCCAACCACATTGGAACTGTTCAACAGGATGCCCTCATAGGGCTAGATTTTTTGCAGTTCCTTGACTTGCAGGACAATGCTCTCTCACAGGTACCAAAGGGGAAACTCTCATCTCTACGGCACCTGATGCTTGGGCAGAACAGGATCAGAGATGCCTGGGGCATTGAGCATCTTAGCCAGAATCTGACACACCTTGACTTCTCCTCCAACCGCCTGAGTGACCTGGGACAGCTTTGGGTGCAGCTAGGGAAGATTCCCTCTTTGGTTTTTTTGAATCTCTCAAGCAACCACTTATCAAGATGCTTCAGGGTTCATGAGGGCCCCAGATACCTTAGAGAACTGGATCTTTCCCATAACAGCCTGGCAGATGTCTGGAAAGGAGGAAAATGTGTGGGCATCTTCCATCATTTAGAGAGACTGACAGTCCTGAATCTCAGCGCCGGTAGCCTCAGAGCCTTGCCTGAGGGTCTTTTCCAGGGGCTGGTGTCTCTGCAAACTCTGGATCTCTCTGAGAACCTTCTGCCCTTACTTCCAGAGGATGTATTTCTTGGTCTGCAATctttgcacactctcagcctccgGGGGAACCCTATGATGACCCTCTCACCATCCATATTCCAGCCACTTGTACTGTTGTGGACCTTGGACCTGCAAGAATTGGCCTTGCTTTGTCACTGTGAGCTTGCAGGATTGCAGACCTGGTTGCAGAGCAATAGCGTGGCACTGAAAAGATCTGTGGCAGGCATTCCTTGCTTTCTTACCACTCCACCTTTCACCCAAGTCTCCCTGTCCtggttcctccacagcaactgtAATGAGTGGTGA